The following coding sequences are from one Pelagovum sp. HNIBRBA483 window:
- a CDS encoding YifB family Mg chelatase-like AAA ATPase codes for MVSRAYTVAFEGIDARVVEVQCSLSPGIPNFSIVGLPNKSVSEARERVRAALGALSIGLPAKRITINLSPADLPKDGSHYDLPIALSLLGAIGAIDSSELDKILSLGELSLDGRLVAVSGALPAAMAAAERSLDLICPQECGHEAAWVGGTRILAPESLLAIVQHFKGRRPLAAAQPKEITDNAAHNDLQDVKGQERAKRALEIAAAGRHHLLMVGPPGSGKSMLAARMAGLLPDLKPHEALETSMVHSISGLLENQGITRTRPFRAPHHTASMAAIVGGGRGAKPGEISLAHNGVLFMDEFPEYARTVLETLRQPIEEGHVTVARANAHVRYPSRFLLIAAANPCRCGHMTDASKACGRAPICGADYLGRISGPLLDRFDLRVEIPPVSFTDLQTARLGEPSAAVRARVAAARAMQEKRFTSHSDIHQNADAEGKLLDAIAPLNSESKNYLSRAADKFGLSARGYHRVLRVARTIADLAAQEHISRDHIAEAVSFRLINARG; via the coding sequence ATGGTTTCGCGTGCATATACGGTCGCGTTCGAAGGCATTGATGCCCGCGTGGTTGAGGTTCAGTGCTCGCTGAGCCCGGGCATCCCTAACTTCTCTATCGTGGGCCTGCCCAATAAATCTGTATCGGAAGCACGCGAACGCGTGCGCGCAGCCCTCGGCGCCCTGTCCATAGGACTTCCCGCAAAACGGATCACGATCAACCTCTCGCCCGCGGATTTGCCTAAGGATGGTTCCCATTACGACCTTCCCATCGCACTCTCCTTGCTCGGCGCGATCGGGGCAATCGACAGCAGCGAACTGGATAAGATCCTCTCTCTGGGCGAGCTTTCTCTGGACGGCCGCTTGGTCGCCGTGTCAGGCGCTTTGCCTGCCGCTATGGCCGCCGCCGAACGCAGCCTCGATTTGATCTGTCCTCAAGAATGCGGGCATGAGGCCGCATGGGTTGGCGGAACGAGGATACTCGCGCCGGAGTCACTATTGGCCATTGTACAACATTTCAAAGGGCGCCGCCCCCTCGCTGCTGCACAACCGAAAGAAATCACCGACAACGCCGCCCATAACGACTTGCAAGATGTCAAAGGACAAGAAAGGGCGAAGCGCGCGCTGGAAATTGCCGCCGCAGGGCGTCACCATTTGCTCATGGTCGGCCCACCGGGTTCTGGCAAATCCATGCTGGCGGCGCGCATGGCAGGCTTGTTGCCGGATCTCAAGCCGCATGAGGCGCTTGAAACTTCCATGGTCCATTCCATTTCGGGCCTACTCGAAAACCAAGGCATTACACGCACCCGCCCCTTTCGCGCACCGCACCACACAGCGTCGATGGCCGCAATCGTCGGCGGCGGTCGCGGCGCCAAACCCGGGGAGATCAGCCTCGCGCACAACGGTGTCCTCTTCATGGACGAATTTCCGGAATATGCCCGCACCGTGCTCGAGACACTCAGACAGCCGATTGAAGAAGGTCACGTCACTGTCGCGCGGGCAAATGCGCATGTGCGCTATCCCAGCCGCTTTTTGCTCATTGCGGCTGCAAACCCTTGCCGCTGCGGGCACATGACTGACGCGAGCAAGGCCTGTGGTCGCGCACCCATTTGCGGCGCCGACTACCTTGGCCGGATCTCTGGCCCGCTGCTTGACCGGTTTGACCTACGAGTCGAAATTCCGCCCGTGTCATTCACTGATTTGCAAACTGCGCGATTAGGCGAGCCCAGCGCCGCGGTGAGAGCCCGCGTCGCTGCCGCCCGCGCCATGCAGGAAAAACGCTTCACATCCCATTCAGACATTCATCAAAACGCAGATGCGGAGGGAAAGTTGCTCGACGCGATTGCCCCGCTGAATTCAGAAAGCAAAAACTACCTCAGTCGCGCAGCTGACAAATTCGGCCTTTCCGCCCGCGGCTACCATCGCGTTTTGCGGGTGGCGCGCACCATTGCCGATCTTGCCGCGCAAGAGCATATCTCCCGCGATCATATCGCCGAGGCAGTCAGTTTCCGTCTGATCAATGCGCGGGGCTAG
- the gshB gene encoding glutathione synthase, whose product MPLKIAFQMDPIGAINIDADSTFRIAEEAQALGHELFYYTPDNLAYDEGRVVARGWPLSVRRQHGDHFSLGDEETVDLSDFDVVWLRQDPPFDMGYITTTHILDRLAPYTLVVNNPFWVRNYPEKLLVLDFPDLTPPTMIARDLQMLREFRDRHGDIILKPLYGNGGAGVFKLNQTDGNLASLHEMFTGISREPLIVQKFLPAVSAGDKRVILIDGEPIGAINRVPAKGETRSNMHVGGRPEKVDLTPRDMEICERIGPLLREKGQIFVGIDVIGDWLTEINVTSPTGIQELERFDGINVAGAIWDAISRRLAAAD is encoded by the coding sequence ATGCCCTTGAAAATCGCTTTTCAGATGGACCCGATCGGTGCGATCAATATCGACGCAGACAGCACCTTCAGAATTGCAGAGGAGGCGCAGGCTCTCGGGCACGAGCTGTTCTATTACACCCCCGATAATCTGGCCTATGACGAGGGGCGTGTTGTCGCGCGGGGATGGCCGCTTTCGGTACGGCGACAGCACGGGGATCATTTCAGCCTTGGTGACGAAGAAACAGTCGATCTCAGTGATTTCGACGTGGTTTGGCTGCGCCAAGATCCTCCCTTCGATATGGGATATATCACCACGACGCATATTCTCGACAGGTTGGCGCCCTATACGCTGGTGGTTAACAACCCTTTCTGGGTTCGCAATTATCCTGAGAAGCTTCTGGTCCTCGATTTCCCCGATTTGACCCCGCCGACGATGATCGCGCGCGATCTTCAGATGTTGCGTGAATTCCGCGATCGTCACGGCGATATCATCCTGAAACCTCTTTACGGGAATGGCGGGGCTGGGGTGTTTAAGCTTAATCAGACAGATGGGAATCTGGCGTCGCTGCATGAAATGTTCACGGGAATCAGTCGCGAACCTTTGATTGTGCAGAAGTTCCTGCCCGCTGTATCCGCGGGCGACAAGCGTGTAATCCTAATCGATGGTGAGCCGATCGGCGCGATCAACCGTGTTCCGGCGAAGGGTGAGACGCGCTCCAATATGCACGTTGGTGGCCGGCCGGAAAAGGTTGATCTGACACCGCGCGACATGGAAATCTGCGAACGGATTGGGCCGCTTTTGCGCGAAAAAGGGCAGATATTTGTGGGTATCGACGTAATCGGCGACTGGCTAACGGAAATTAACGTCACATCGCCCACGGGCATTCAGGAACTTGAACGCTTCGATGGGATCAATGTTGCTGGTGCGATCTGGGACGCAATTTCCCGTAGGTTGGCTGCTGCGGACTAG
- a CDS encoding YraN family protein, producing the protein MFAEKAVVDHFARLGGRLLAERWRGKSGEIDLVFQMEEVIFVEVKASATHERALAALHTRQIKRLVNAGEEFLEAHFGSSLVAARFDVALVNQEMQIRIVENALL; encoded by the coding sequence ATGTTCGCGGAAAAGGCGGTTGTTGATCATTTTGCGCGACTTGGGGGCAGGCTACTTGCCGAGCGGTGGCGGGGCAAATCCGGGGAAATAGACCTTGTCTTCCAGATGGAGGAGGTGATCTTTGTAGAGGTCAAAGCCAGTGCAACGCATGAGCGCGCGCTCGCCGCGTTGCACACCCGTCAAATTAAGCGGCTTGTGAATGCCGGAGAGGAGTTTCTGGAGGCGCATTTTGGCTCGTCTTTGGTCGCGGCCCGCTTCGATGTCGCGTTGGTCAATCAAGAGATGCAAATTCGGATCGTCGAAAATGCCCTTTTGTGA
- the rsmI gene encoding 16S rRNA (cytidine(1402)-2'-O)-methyltransferase: MKIETKPLSPGLYLVSTPIGSARDITLRALDVLASADLIAAEDTRTARKLMEIHGLPLAGRPVMAHHDHSGDTGVQGLIALMREGKSLAYVSEAGTPMIADPGFELGRAAIAEGLSVTAVPGASAAVTALTVSGLPTDRFHFVGFLPASNAQRESELAELRNVAATLVFYESPKRVDEMLRCAAEILGGNRPAAICRELTKKFEEVRRGTLETLVADLDNLKHKGEFVVLVGRAEEETVSEADVTTALEEALLTMRVKDAATAVAGAMGLPRRQVYQVALSLSKKQ, encoded by the coding sequence ATGAAAATTGAAACCAAGCCTCTTTCTCCCGGTCTTTATCTTGTATCGACGCCAATCGGAAGTGCCCGCGACATCACGTTGCGCGCGTTGGATGTTCTCGCCTCGGCGGATTTGATCGCGGCTGAGGACACGCGCACGGCGCGAAAGTTGATGGAGATCCACGGTTTGCCGCTCGCGGGGCGGCCGGTCATGGCCCATCACGACCATTCCGGTGATACGGGCGTACAGGGCTTGATCGCGCTGATGCGGGAAGGAAAGTCACTCGCCTATGTTTCCGAAGCGGGGACACCAATGATCGCGGATCCGGGCTTTGAGCTGGGGAGAGCGGCCATCGCTGAAGGGTTATCGGTCACAGCCGTGCCCGGCGCGTCAGCTGCAGTAACGGCGCTGACGGTGTCCGGCTTGCCAACTGACAGGTTCCATTTTGTTGGGTTCCTTCCTGCGTCAAATGCGCAACGGGAAAGTGAGCTTGCCGAATTGCGAAATGTTGCTGCGACACTCGTTTTCTACGAATCGCCGAAGCGCGTTGATGAAATGTTAAGGTGCGCCGCCGAAATATTGGGTGGAAACCGGCCCGCTGCAATTTGCCGTGAACTGACCAAGAAGTTTGAGGAAGTCCGGCGCGGTACGCTGGAAACGCTTGTGGCTGATCTCGATAACCTTAAGCACAAAGGCGAATTCGTCGTACTTGTGGGCAGAGCCGAGGAGGAGACGGTATCGGAGGCAGACGTGACAACCGCGCTGGAAGAGGCATTGCTGACTATGCGGGTCAAAGACGCGGCGACGGCGGTTGCGGGGGCAATGGGGCTGCCAAGGCGACAAGTATATCAAGTTGCCCTGTCGCTCAGCAAAAAACAATAA
- a CDS encoding penicillin-binding protein activator has translation MYSRLTSTRRAILMGFSILAMAVLASCVASVPSGSNTGQRINAGEPVEVALLVPGGSLSEADNFLATNLENAARLAIADLNGVAIELRVYNTSADAETAAQAARQAANDGAKIILGPLYAEAANAAGVAVAARNVNVLAFSNNTSIAGGNVFILGQTFLNTANRLVRFATATGSSNYMILHGDDLQGAFGRDAIETAIRRNGATISSIESYPLSQQAIVDRAPEIADAAELTFTDTVFMTAGVNADLPIVATVLPERGLSSETVRYIGLTRWDAAPQLLALPALQNGLFAVPDAQMSALFEARYEATFGATPHPLAGLAYDGIAAIGALVATGKSDALTASSLTQAQGFQGTSGIFRFLPDGSNERGLAVATVENNQVVILDPAPRSFGRAGF, from the coding sequence ATGTATTCTCGTCTGACCAGCACCCGCCGCGCCATCTTAATGGGCTTTTCAATTCTGGCGATGGCTGTCTTGGCCAGTTGTGTCGCATCCGTCCCCTCGGGAAGCAATACCGGTCAGCGGATCAACGCAGGCGAGCCTGTCGAGGTTGCCCTTCTTGTTCCGGGAGGGAGCCTGTCTGAAGCTGACAACTTCCTCGCAACCAACCTTGAAAACGCCGCACGCCTTGCCATTGCCGATCTGAACGGTGTGGCCATTGAACTGCGCGTCTATAATACCAGCGCAGACGCAGAAACCGCGGCACAGGCCGCGCGACAAGCGGCCAACGACGGGGCAAAGATTATCCTCGGCCCGCTCTATGCCGAAGCCGCGAACGCAGCAGGCGTCGCCGTGGCCGCCCGCAACGTGAACGTTTTGGCTTTTTCCAACAATACGTCGATTGCAGGCGGTAACGTCTTTATTCTCGGGCAGACCTTCCTCAACACTGCCAACCGCCTCGTACGCTTCGCAACAGCAACGGGCTCAAGCAATTACATGATCTTGCACGGAGACGATTTGCAGGGCGCTTTCGGTCGTGACGCAATTGAAACCGCCATCCGACGCAATGGCGCGACGATCTCCAGTATCGAAAGCTATCCGCTTTCGCAGCAGGCCATCGTTGATCGTGCGCCAGAAATTGCTGACGCCGCCGAACTCACCTTTACCGATACGGTCTTCATGACCGCCGGCGTCAACGCGGACCTCCCGATTGTCGCAACAGTCCTGCCTGAGCGTGGACTTTCTTCTGAGACGGTGCGCTACATCGGACTCACACGCTGGGACGCAGCGCCGCAACTCCTTGCCTTGCCTGCCCTTCAAAATGGCCTGTTTGCCGTACCAGACGCGCAAATGTCCGCGCTTTTTGAGGCCCGTTACGAGGCCACATTTGGCGCGACCCCGCACCCTCTCGCGGGATTGGCATATGACGGGATCGCTGCAATTGGTGCGCTTGTCGCCACGGGAAAGAGCGATGCCCTAACGGCTTCTTCGCTGACGCAGGCGCAGGGCTTTCAGGGCACTTCCGGCATTTTCCGCTTCCTACCCGACGGCTCTAACGAACGCGGCCTTGCGGTTGCAACTGTAGAAAACAATCAGGTTGTCATCCTTGACCCAGCACCCAGAAGTTTCGGACGCGCCGGTTTCTGA
- a CDS encoding [protein-PII] uridylyltransferase — protein MICPAEAIFDEVAFERELTAALAEAKDHREIRTAVVTLLNDMRKKGNAAIAEAFSSSPFASRATTRAYSYLTDQVVSVVFRVAHEILHPLATPTEGERIALLAVGGYGRGEMAPHSDVDLLFLTPYKITPWAESLIESMLYMLWDLKLKVGHASRTTKDCLRLAREDYTIRTSLVEHRHLAGDRALSEQLAERLWSDLFKSTASDFIEAKLAERAERHRKQGGQRYVVEPNVKEGKGGLRDLQSLYWIGKYVHGVRRAHDLVDAGLFTAEEFSTFVKAADFLWAVRCHLHILTSRAMDQLTFDLQVEVAERMGFVDQGGRRGVEHFMQAYFRHATRVGELTRIFLTKLEADHTKSAPMFTRLLTRKKRARAPYAILQNRLTISSKQAFFNDKRNLIRIFEEALRTGTLLHPDAMREIASHLDLIDQEVREDREALRSFFDMLLKHGNPERGLRRMNELGVLSAFIPEFAPIVAMMQFNMYHHYTVDEHTIQCISNLAQIERDELVEELPVASSILKKGINRKVLYTALLLHDIGKGRDEDHSVLGAKIARKVAPRLGLNKKECETVEWLVRYHLLMSDMAQKRDIADPRTVRDFAKAVRTEERLDLLCVLTVCDIRGVGPNTWNNWKATLLRALYRQTRTALRDGLEAINREERGAEARKNLRERLTDWPEKDIRHELQRHYPPYWQGLHVTAHVDFADLLRGISNDEIRTRLTLDHDRDATRVCFAMADHPGIFSRMCGALSLVGANVVDARTFTSKDGYATAAFWIQDGDGHPYDEKRLPRLRSMIEKTTQGQVVARDALADRDKMKKREKAFRVPTSISFDNDGSEIYTIIEVDTRDRPGLLHDLTRTLANSNIYIASAVIATYGEQVVDSFYVKDMFGLKFHSPSKCAALERKLKEAITSGAERARS, from the coding sequence ATGATTTGCCCTGCTGAGGCTATCTTTGATGAGGTCGCCTTTGAACGCGAGCTCACCGCCGCCTTGGCGGAGGCCAAAGATCATCGAGAAATACGCACAGCTGTGGTCACGCTCCTGAATGACATGCGCAAGAAAGGGAATGCCGCTATCGCGGAGGCATTTTCGAGCAGCCCATTTGCGTCACGCGCCACGACGCGCGCCTATAGCTACCTGACCGACCAAGTGGTGAGTGTTGTCTTTCGGGTCGCGCACGAAATCCTACATCCACTCGCAACACCGACCGAAGGCGAACGTATCGCGCTCCTCGCCGTGGGAGGCTACGGGCGGGGCGAAATGGCCCCCCATTCGGATGTCGACCTTCTATTCTTGACCCCATACAAAATCACCCCTTGGGCAGAGAGCCTCATCGAGTCGATGCTTTACATGCTTTGGGATCTGAAGCTGAAGGTCGGCCATGCGAGCAGAACAACCAAAGACTGCCTCAGGCTGGCGCGAGAGGATTACACCATCCGCACGAGCCTCGTCGAACACAGGCATCTGGCAGGTGATCGCGCGCTATCCGAGCAGCTTGCGGAGAGGCTCTGGAGCGATCTCTTCAAATCGACCGCCTCTGACTTCATCGAGGCCAAATTAGCAGAACGCGCTGAACGGCATCGCAAACAAGGCGGTCAGCGATACGTCGTAGAGCCGAACGTGAAAGAGGGCAAGGGCGGACTGCGCGATTTGCAATCGCTCTACTGGATCGGAAAATATGTGCACGGCGTTCGTCGCGCCCACGACCTTGTCGACGCGGGGCTTTTCACGGCGGAAGAGTTTTCCACCTTCGTTAAAGCCGCTGATTTCCTCTGGGCGGTACGATGCCACCTCCATATTCTAACCAGCCGTGCTATGGATCAGCTCACATTCGACCTGCAAGTCGAAGTAGCCGAAAGGATGGGGTTCGTCGATCAAGGCGGCCGCCGCGGTGTTGAGCATTTCATGCAGGCCTATTTCCGGCACGCGACCCGTGTCGGCGAACTGACACGCATCTTCCTGACCAAACTCGAAGCCGACCACACAAAATCGGCCCCAATGTTTACTCGCCTGCTGACACGCAAAAAACGCGCGCGCGCGCCCTACGCGATTTTGCAAAACCGGCTGACGATTTCTTCGAAACAGGCCTTTTTCAATGACAAGCGCAATCTCATAAGGATTTTTGAAGAGGCCCTCAGGACGGGGACCCTTCTACATCCGGACGCCATGCGGGAAATCGCCAGCCATCTGGACTTGATTGATCAGGAGGTGCGCGAAGATCGGGAAGCGCTCCGCTCATTTTTCGACATGCTTCTCAAGCATGGGAACCCAGAGCGCGGCCTCAGACGGATGAACGAACTCGGCGTCTTGTCGGCGTTCATTCCGGAATTTGCGCCCATCGTCGCAATGATGCAGTTCAATATGTATCATCACTACACGGTTGATGAGCATACGATCCAGTGCATCTCGAACCTCGCACAGATCGAGCGCGATGAACTCGTCGAAGAACTTCCCGTAGCCTCCAGCATTCTTAAAAAGGGCATCAACCGAAAGGTCTTGTACACGGCGCTCCTGTTACATGACATCGGGAAGGGCCGCGATGAGGACCATTCCGTCCTCGGCGCGAAAATCGCGCGAAAAGTCGCCCCGCGGCTTGGTCTGAATAAAAAGGAATGTGAAACCGTCGAATGGCTTGTCCGATATCATCTCCTGATGTCCGACATGGCCCAGAAACGGGATATCGCCGACCCGCGTACCGTGCGGGATTTTGCGAAGGCCGTACGCACTGAAGAACGGCTCGATCTGCTCTGTGTGCTGACGGTATGTGATATTCGCGGCGTCGGACCAAATACCTGGAACAATTGGAAGGCCACGCTGCTCCGGGCGCTCTACCGGCAGACCCGCACCGCATTGCGCGACGGGTTGGAGGCAATCAACCGTGAGGAACGCGGTGCAGAGGCCCGAAAGAACCTGCGCGAACGGCTCACCGACTGGCCAGAAAAAGACATCCGGCACGAATTGCAGCGCCATTACCCGCCCTATTGGCAAGGTTTGCACGTCACCGCCCATGTCGATTTTGCCGACCTCCTGCGCGGCATCTCGAATGACGAGATAAGAACCCGCCTGACCCTCGATCATGACCGCGATGCGACCCGTGTATGCTTTGCAATGGCTGATCACCCAGGAATTTTCAGCCGTATGTGCGGTGCGCTCAGCCTTGTCGGAGCCAACGTGGTTGATGCCCGAACGTTCACCAGTAAGGACGGCTACGCCACTGCCGCATTCTGGATCCAAGATGGAGACGGCCATCCCTATGATGAAAAACGCCTCCCCCGCTTGCGATCGATGATCGAGAAGACGACACAAGGTCAGGTGGTCGCCCGTGACGCTTTGGCCGACCGTGACAAAATGAAGAAGCGCGAGAAAGCATTCCGCGTCCCGACCTCGATCAGCTTCGATAATGATGGATCTGAAATTTATACCATCATCGAGGTCGATACGCGCGATCGCCCCGGCCTTTTGCATGATCTGACCCGCACGCTTGCCAACAGCAACATCTATATCGCGTCGGCCGTTATCGCGACCTATGGCGAACAAGTCGTCGATTCCTTCTACGTGAAAGACATGTTTGGCCTGAAATTCCATTCGCCCAGCAAATGCGCGGCCCTCGAACGCAAACTGAAGGAAGCGATCACCTCCGGAGCGGAAAGAGCGCGTTCATGA
- the murJ gene encoding murein biosynthesis integral membrane protein MurJ has translation MKLAAAFLTVSLWTLLSRVFGFARDIMIAAFLGSGPVAEAFLIAFTLPNMFRRFFAEGAFNMAFIPMFSKKLEGDEDAHGFAQNAFSGMALFLVVFSALALLAMPWLVFLMASGFVGDERFDMTVLMGRIAFPYILFISLAALLSGILNATRRFVAAAASPALLNFLFVIALLTADFMSWDLGLALAWTVPVAGISQLALVWIAAHRAGFTLRPQRPVLSPDMKRLAIIAAPAAMAAGVGQINLLVGRQMASFFEGAVVWLSLADRLYQLPLGVIGIAIGVVLLPELSRRLRANDTVGGRHVFNRANEMSLVLTIPAAVALVVIPVPLVEVLFERGAFTAQDTQNTALAVAVYGLGLPAFVLQKTFIPLFFAREDTRTAFHSSLWGMISNVVIILAAAPFIGFIASAIGTSIAAWLTLGYLWYRSRRLGDAASFDSRFKRRLPRILGAALAMGAVIKAIELLAPALLYNLFGLIFIVSLGMASYAFFAWASGAVEKSDLQMLKRQRKTP, from the coding sequence ATGAAATTGGCAGCCGCCTTTTTGACAGTCAGCCTCTGGACGCTCCTCTCCCGCGTATTCGGTTTTGCACGGGACATAATGATCGCAGCGTTCTTGGGGTCTGGGCCGGTGGCAGAGGCATTCCTGATCGCCTTCACCCTGCCTAACATGTTCCGCCGGTTCTTTGCCGAGGGCGCCTTTAATATGGCCTTCATCCCGATGTTTTCAAAAAAACTCGAAGGGGATGAAGACGCCCATGGCTTTGCCCAAAACGCGTTTTCCGGGATGGCCCTGTTTCTCGTTGTGTTTTCCGCACTGGCCCTTCTCGCAATGCCTTGGCTTGTGTTCCTTATGGCGAGCGGATTTGTGGGTGACGAGCGCTTCGACATGACGGTTTTGATGGGGCGCATCGCGTTCCCTTATATTCTTTTCATTTCCCTCGCCGCGCTGCTCTCCGGCATTCTGAACGCGACTCGCAGGTTTGTCGCGGCGGCGGCCTCTCCTGCCCTTCTCAACTTCCTGTTTGTGATTGCGCTCCTGACCGCGGATTTTATGTCGTGGGACCTTGGCCTCGCGCTCGCTTGGACGGTCCCAGTCGCGGGCATCTCGCAACTGGCATTGGTATGGATCGCAGCCCATCGCGCCGGGTTCACTCTCCGCCCTCAACGCCCCGTTTTGTCCCCGGATATGAAACGCCTTGCCATCATCGCGGCACCAGCGGCAATGGCAGCCGGCGTCGGGCAAATAAACCTTCTCGTAGGGCGGCAAATGGCGAGTTTTTTCGAAGGCGCCGTTGTCTGGCTGAGCCTCGCAGACAGGCTGTACCAACTGCCGCTTGGCGTAATCGGCATCGCTATCGGTGTCGTCCTCTTGCCCGAGTTGTCGCGGAGACTGCGTGCGAATGATACCGTTGGCGGTCGTCATGTCTTCAATCGTGCCAACGAAATGTCGCTGGTGCTCACCATACCTGCGGCGGTTGCTCTGGTTGTGATTCCTGTCCCCCTCGTTGAGGTGCTTTTCGAACGCGGCGCCTTCACTGCACAGGACACCCAAAACACCGCCCTCGCCGTCGCTGTCTATGGGCTTGGCTTGCCCGCCTTCGTTCTACAAAAGACGTTCATTCCCCTGTTTTTTGCGCGAGAGGATACCCGAACGGCTTTTCATTCGTCGTTGTGGGGGATGATCAGCAATGTCGTAATTATCTTGGCCGCGGCACCGTTCATTGGCTTCATCGCTTCCGCAATCGGCACGAGTATTGCCGCGTGGCTTACCCTTGGTTACCTCTGGTACCGTTCGCGGCGCCTTGGTGACGCCGCATCGTTTGACAGTCGCTTCAAACGTCGCCTTCCGCGCATTCTCGGGGCAGCGCTGGCGATGGGCGCAGTCATTAAAGCGATCGAATTGCTCGCGCCCGCACTGCTCTACAACCTTTTCGGCCTCATCTTCATTGTATCGCTTGGCATGGCCAGCTACGCCTTTTTTGCGTGGGCTTCGGGAGCCGTTGAAAAATCAGACCTCCAGATGCTCAAGCGTCAGAGAAAAACTCCCTGA
- a CDS encoding urease accessory protein UreD, whose amino-acid sequence MIKHITLTPPPRAQGHAILSSKVVEGRSVLADLRQAGAFKLVFPRNGKTVEAILVNTAGGITGGDCFFLEIDVAANSCISLTTQAAERAYRAQHGEVGHIRTTAKVGDGGNLHWLPQELILYDRCALDRRLRIDLAANAQLLMVEPVIFGRTAMGEAITNAQFHDRIEVTRMGQPLYFDAMRLEGNIAASLAQSATANGGVAMASGLYVAPDAEAVIDDVRRHLGDFGGASLLQPDVLALRLVAADSHVLRTHLLPVLDQLSKSTLPVSWRL is encoded by the coding sequence ATGATCAAGCATATCACACTCACCCCGCCCCCTCGCGCGCAGGGGCACGCCATCTTGTCGTCCAAAGTTGTTGAAGGACGCAGCGTGCTGGCAGACTTGCGCCAAGCAGGCGCGTTCAAGCTTGTATTCCCCCGCAATGGAAAAACTGTCGAGGCGATCCTTGTGAACACCGCAGGCGGGATCACCGGCGGCGACTGCTTCTTTCTTGAGATTGATGTCGCCGCGAATAGTTGCATCAGCCTGACGACCCAAGCCGCGGAGCGCGCCTACCGCGCGCAACATGGCGAGGTTGGTCATATCCGGACAACGGCCAAAGTGGGTGACGGCGGCAATCTACACTGGCTCCCACAGGAACTGATCCTCTACGACAGATGTGCATTGGATCGACGGCTCCGCATCGACCTTGCCGCCAACGCACAGCTTTTAATGGTCGAGCCTGTCATCTTTGGCCGCACCGCGATGGGCGAAGCCATCACAAATGCGCAGTTCCATGATCGCATTGAAGTCACCCGCATGGGGCAACCGCTCTATTTTGACGCGATGCGCTTGGAAGGCAATATCGCTGCCAGTTTGGCGCAATCCGCTACTGCCAACGGGGGTGTTGCAATGGCCAGCGGGCTCTATGTCGCGCCCGACGCCGAAGCGGTGATTGACGATGTCCGGCGGCACTTGGGCGATTTCGGTGGTGCGAGCCTTTTGCAACCTGACGTCTTGGCGCTCCGCTTGGTTGCAGCCGACAGCCACGTCCTGCGAACGCACCTGTTGCCGGTACTCGATCAATTGAGCAAATCCACACTTCCCGTTTCTTGGAGGCTATAA
- a CDS encoding urease subunit gamma — MNLSPREKDKLLVAMAAEVARKRLTRGVRLNYPEAIALITDAVVEGARDGRSVADMMEAGAKVITRAQCMDGIPEMIDEVQVEATFPDGTKLVTVHNPIR, encoded by the coding sequence ATGAACCTGAGCCCGCGAGAGAAAGACAAACTTTTGGTCGCCATGGCTGCTGAAGTTGCACGCAAGCGGTTAACGCGCGGAGTGCGCCTCAACTACCCTGAAGCGATCGCCCTGATAACCGATGCCGTTGTCGAGGGCGCCCGCGATGGCCGTTCCGTGGCGGACATGATGGAGGCCGGCGCCAAGGTGATCACCCGCGCTCAATGCATGGACGGGATTCCTGAAATGATCGACGAAGTTCAAGTCGAAGCGACTTTTCCGGATGGAACGAAGCTCGTCACAGTCCACAACCCAATTCGATAG
- a CDS encoding urease subunit beta, with the protein MIPGELVTAEGSLTLNEGASVTILMVANTGDRPVQVGSHYHFAESNPALDFDRAAARGMRLDIAAGTAVRFEPGQRREVNLIAIEGARRIFGFNQQVMGDL; encoded by the coding sequence ATGATCCCGGGGGAACTCGTCACAGCGGAGGGCAGTTTGACCCTCAATGAAGGAGCATCAGTCACGATCCTGATGGTCGCGAATACTGGCGACCGTCCCGTGCAGGTCGGCAGCCATTACCACTTTGCCGAATCCAATCCTGCCTTGGATTTTGACCGCGCCGCAGCCCGTGGGATGCGGCTCGACATCGCCGCAGGTACCGCCGTCAGGTTCGAACCAGGCCAGCGGCGTGAGGTAAATTTGATCGCAATCGAAGGCGCGCGCCGCATCTTCGGGTTCAATCAACAGGTTATGGGAGATCTCTGA